In a genomic window of Agarivorans albus:
- the proB gene encoding glutamate 5-kinase — protein MSKQTIVVKLGTSVLTSGTSKLDRAHMIELVRQCALLRKAGHQLIVVTSGAIAAGREHLSLTHGNIAPTIANKQMLAAVGQSRLIQVWESLFSIYDIHVGQMLLTRADLEDRERFLNAKDMLKALLNHGIVPIINENDAVATAEIKVGDNDNLSALAAILGEADKLLLLTDQPGLFTADPRNNPDAKLIEEVAEIDASIRSLAGDSVSGLGTGGMATKLQAAEIAGRAGIEVVIAAGHSENVITRLSEGKSVGTRFPPTNSPLENRKQWILAGPPPHGELVLDDGACKAVVERGSSLLPKGITAINGEFNRGDVVRIVNPQGVEIARGICRYPAKDMNLIKGLHSEQIDKTLGYGYGSVAVHRDDLVLK, from the coding sequence ATGTCGAAGCAAACCATCGTCGTTAAGTTAGGCACCAGTGTGTTAACCAGCGGCACGTCTAAACTTGACCGCGCCCATATGATAGAGCTGGTACGCCAATGCGCGCTGCTACGAAAGGCGGGTCATCAACTTATTGTGGTTACTTCTGGAGCCATTGCCGCCGGTCGCGAGCACTTATCGCTAACCCATGGCAATATCGCGCCCACCATTGCTAATAAGCAAATGCTTGCTGCAGTGGGGCAAAGCCGACTCATTCAAGTATGGGAAAGCCTATTTAGCATCTATGATATTCATGTAGGCCAAATGCTGTTAACTCGCGCCGATTTAGAAGACCGCGAGCGTTTCCTTAACGCTAAAGACATGCTTAAAGCGCTACTTAATCACGGTATTGTGCCTATCATCAACGAAAATGACGCGGTAGCCACTGCAGAAATTAAAGTGGGTGATAACGACAATTTGTCGGCGCTAGCGGCTATTTTAGGCGAAGCAGACAAACTATTATTGCTAACCGACCAACCTGGTCTGTTTACTGCCGATCCGCGTAATAACCCGGATGCAAAACTCATTGAAGAAGTGGCCGAGATTGATGCCTCTATTCGCTCTTTAGCGGGCGATAGTGTAAGCGGTTTGGGTACTGGTGGTATGGCAACTAAACTGCAAGCCGCCGAAATAGCCGGTAGAGCAGGCATTGAAGTAGTAATAGCCGCAGGCCACAGTGAGAACGTAATTACCCGCTTAAGTGAAGGAAAAAGTGTTGGCACTCGTTTCCCGCCAACCAATAGCCCACTGGAAAATCGCAAACAATGGATTTTGGCTGGGCCTCCTCCACACGGCGAGTTAGTATTAGATGACGGCGCATGTAAAGCAGTTGTAGAGCGTGGTTCTAGTTTGCTGCCTAAAGGGATTACCGCTATTAACGGCGAGTTTAACCGCGGCGATGTAGTACGCATTGTTAATCCGCAAGGTGTTGAAATTGCCCGTGGTATTTGCCGCTATCCGGCCAAAGATATGAATTTAATTAAAGGGCTACATTCAGAGCAAATTGATAAGACTCTGGGTTATGGCTACGGATCAGTTGCGGTGCACCGTGACGATTTAGTTTTAAAATAG
- a CDS encoding glutamate-5-semialdehyde dehydrogenase produces the protein MSLQILGQQAKQASFDLATLSTSQKNAALAAIADQLEAQQESILAANKIDLDAARQSGLSEALLDRLMLNSERLAGIASDVRNVISLNDPIGSEMDCRVLENGLRLSRRRVPLGVVGVIYEARPNVTIDIAALCLKTGNASILRGGKETFHSNMALVAVIQSALEQSGLPAAAVQYIEKPDRELVAELLRLDEYVDMIIPRGGAGLHKMCQENSTIPVIIGGFGISHIYVDNSVDLAAALDVIENSKVQRPSACNALDSLLVDQNVAAELLPMLAERMNKASVKLVATENAMAGLANAQDLQAAGEGDFDTEWLSYTLGVKVVADVEEAIAHMRTHNASHSDAILSNNLNAVERFVNAAGSAAVYVNASTRFTDGAQFGLGAEVAVSTQKLHARGPMGLEELTSYKWIGIGDMLARP, from the coding sequence ATGAGCTTACAAATACTTGGTCAACAGGCTAAACAAGCCAGCTTTGATTTGGCCACCTTAAGTACTAGCCAAAAAAACGCAGCCTTGGCGGCAATTGCTGATCAGCTTGAAGCTCAGCAAGAGAGCATTTTAGCGGCTAACAAAATTGATTTAGATGCAGCTCGCCAATCGGGTTTATCTGAAGCTTTACTTGATCGCTTAATGCTAAACAGTGAGCGACTAGCAGGTATTGCTAGCGATGTTCGCAACGTTATTTCGCTTAACGATCCTATTGGTAGCGAAATGGATTGCCGCGTATTAGAAAATGGTCTGCGCTTATCGCGCCGCCGTGTGCCGCTTGGTGTAGTAGGGGTTATTTATGAAGCCCGCCCTAACGTAACTATTGATATCGCAGCGCTATGTTTAAAAACCGGCAATGCCAGTATTTTGCGTGGCGGTAAAGAGACCTTCCACTCAAACATGGCCTTGGTAGCAGTTATTCAATCTGCTTTAGAGCAAAGTGGATTACCAGCGGCTGCGGTTCAATACATCGAAAAGCCTGATCGTGAGCTGGTGGCAGAGCTGCTTCGTTTAGATGAATACGTGGATATGATTATTCCTCGTGGCGGCGCTGGCCTGCACAAGATGTGTCAGGAGAATAGCACTATTCCAGTGATTATCGGCGGCTTTGGCATTAGCCATATTTACGTTGATAACTCGGTAGACTTAGCTGCAGCACTAGATGTAATTGAAAACTCTAAGGTGCAGCGTCCATCGGCATGTAATGCTTTAGACAGCCTGTTAGTTGACCAAAACGTAGCAGCCGAGTTACTGCCAATGCTAGCTGAGCGCATGAATAAAGCCTCGGTTAAGTTAGTGGCTACCGAAAACGCCATGGCTGGCTTGGCAAATGCGCAAGACTTACAAGCGGCTGGCGAAGGTGATTTTGATACAGAATGGCTAAGCTACACCTTGGGTGTAAAAGTGGTTGCCGATGTAGAAGAAGCAATCGCTCACATGCGTACGCACAACGCGAGCCATTCAGACGCAATTTTGTCGAATAACTTAAATGCTGTAGAGCGTTTTGTGAATGCTGCTGGATCTGCCGCCGTTTATGTAAATGCTTCAACCCGTTTCACTGATGGCGCGCAATTTGGTTTAGGTGCCGAAGTAGCAGTCTCTACCCAAAAGCTGCATGCTCGCGGCCCAATGGGCTTAGAAGAGTTAACCTCTTACAAGTGGATCGGTATTGGCGACATGTTAGCTCGCCCTTAA
- a CDS encoding GGDEF domain-containing protein codes for MTTSQTNGIIKWNDGYETGIEAVDSQHKQLCDLINQLGRILVDGQNNLNQTQIVLHQLHLYTAQHFQEEESLMRKLELDACHQLQHVREHQRFLEQVTLLSQTVENDDLDAAKQMLKFLTHWLGYHILGCDLVMARQVTAIRQGASPNRAFQDALIPTETTIDPIVKALSDLFEEVMSSQRELMLLNKEMELRVKERTKALSMANQQLKVLALTDALTELPNRRHGLQQLELLWDKAVEQHLPISCLLIDADHFKQVNDSYGHDAGDAVIKQLALTFRDFVRTDDMVCRLGGDEFLIILPNTHLAGATQFAEQLRAKVSQMTIKAGCAKWCGSISIGVADRTDAMHGFEDLVKHADGCNYAAKKAGKNCVMTEPTCFA; via the coding sequence GTGACAACTAGTCAAACAAATGGAATTATCAAATGGAATGATGGGTATGAAACAGGCATTGAGGCTGTTGATTCACAGCATAAACAGTTGTGTGACCTCATTAATCAGCTCGGTCGAATTCTGGTTGATGGACAAAATAATCTTAACCAAACCCAAATAGTACTTCACCAACTCCATTTATATACAGCGCAGCACTTTCAAGAAGAAGAATCCTTGATGCGGAAGCTCGAACTAGACGCTTGTCACCAACTACAGCATGTAAGAGAACACCAACGTTTTTTGGAACAAGTAACTCTTCTTAGTCAGACAGTTGAAAATGATGACTTAGATGCCGCAAAACAGATGCTTAAATTCCTAACTCATTGGCTCGGATATCATATTCTAGGGTGTGATCTAGTAATGGCTCGTCAAGTAACAGCCATCAGGCAAGGAGCATCACCTAATAGAGCTTTTCAGGATGCACTAATTCCGACTGAGACAACGATTGACCCAATAGTTAAGGCACTTAGCGATTTGTTCGAAGAAGTGATGAGCAGTCAACGTGAATTAATGTTATTAAATAAAGAGATGGAACTTCGTGTAAAAGAACGAACTAAAGCACTTAGTATGGCAAACCAACAGCTGAAGGTGCTCGCATTAACTGATGCGCTGACCGAGCTACCCAATCGTCGACATGGTTTGCAGCAATTGGAGCTTCTCTGGGACAAAGCCGTTGAACAGCATCTTCCAATTTCATGTTTGTTGATTGATGCAGACCACTTCAAACAAGTAAACGATAGTTATGGACACGATGCAGGAGATGCGGTGATCAAGCAACTCGCTCTAACATTTCGTGATTTTGTACGCACTGACGATATGGTTTGTCGCTTAGGTGGTGACGAATTTTTGATTATATTACCTAACACTCATCTAGCTGGCGCAACTCAATTTGCTGAGCAACTAAGAGCTAAAGTGTCACAAATGACCATCAAAGCCGGATGTGCAAAGTGGTGTGGTAGCATCAGCATAGGTGTCGCCGATAGAACCGACGCGATGCATGGATTCGAGGATCTAGTTAAACATGCAGATGGCTGCAACTACGCTGCAAAGAAAGCAGGGAAAAACTGTGTTATGACCGAACCTACTTGTTTTGCATAG
- the crl gene encoding sigma factor-binding protein Crl, translated as MEVTWPSHGKLTSRFTAMGPYFRKEHSSKEMYFFDCLASCVSSKPAADEREFYGWWFELRVNEDSFEYHYWFGLYDKQGEWQEGTIPSKHQTEVQQSLEVFYQKLLDTLQKLELDLSAAPSLSPNLALPAA; from the coding sequence ATGGAAGTGACTTGGCCAAGCCATGGAAAGTTAACATCGAGATTTACGGCCATGGGTCCGTATTTTCGTAAAGAACACAGCAGCAAAGAAATGTACTTTTTTGATTGCCTTGCCTCTTGTGTAAGCTCTAAACCTGCAGCTGATGAACGCGAGTTTTATGGCTGGTGGTTTGAATTACGGGTAAACGAAGACAGTTTTGAATACCACTACTGGTTTGGTTTATACGACAAGCAAGGCGAATGGCAGGAAGGTACCATTCCGAGTAAACACCAAACAGAAGTGCAACAGTCACTAGAGGTGTTTTATCAAAAGCTGCTGGATACACTGCAAAAGTTGGAGTTAGATCTAAGCGCTGCCCCCTCTTTGTCCCCCAATTTAGCTCTCCCGGCAGCGTAA
- a CDS encoding beta-mannosidase gives MTQIFLNQAWLLSSPEYPEIKVACQIPGDNHSALLEAGLIADPYQACNEADVQWVGQANWVLSSRFEVSVEQLDSDFIDLHLGRVDTIADIYINQHVVAQCDNMFRLWSFNIKPYLKAGSNQLQVRFSRSDLAAKQRASTLPFAVPSSMGNNQIPYMNSLRKSQCHAGWDWGICLMVNGIYEPVEIKFTNQARLLAVQVEQQWHGNSVDVVVKVSHDSPCHSPIDIQFAEHAMQIQPAADSSITEARFHIAEPQLWWPAGYGEQPLYSLQVKLAEQLIEKKVGLRKLELDTRADSHGSAMTFVINDCPITAKGANWIPLDAMPSRQTAERYRQLLTDAKTANMNMLRVWGGGQYEADEFYQLCDELGLMVWQDMMFACSLYPSTDEFVANVQLELSDQIQRLRDHSCIVLWCGDNEVIGAINWYPESKANRERYVVNYDRLNRAIQQTVEQHDASRVFWPSSPCNGALDYGDAWHDDSKGDMHFWDVWHSGKSFSAYQQIKPRFCSEFGYQSWPSLAEVKSFVPEDDWNICSPTFEAHQKNPSGNSIITEMFTRMFRFPASFEQMLYLSQVQQALAIKTACDFWRANSPQCRGMLYWQLNDNWPVSSWSSIEYSGRWKQLHYHAKRFFAPQYPSFIEDEQGLELRIINDSPKTKSIKVFLKRVNWQGKVEFSEQLALSLEPDANVSAWQCAKAQLDEWRTQGFLIASLSCEGSRVQNTWVGDSYKNLPLAKAKVSCAVDESTRTIILLADKPAFFVHLESDAPGRFSDSSITLLANQPQTIKYLGDDFASMVRSLRVYQLADSY, from the coding sequence ATGACGCAGATATTCCTAAATCAAGCTTGGCTGTTAAGTTCTCCAGAATATCCAGAGATTAAGGTAGCTTGCCAGATTCCCGGTGATAACCATTCTGCCTTGCTTGAGGCGGGTTTAATTGCCGATCCTTATCAAGCCTGCAATGAAGCAGATGTTCAGTGGGTGGGCCAGGCTAACTGGGTGCTATCTAGCCGCTTTGAGGTAAGTGTTGAGCAGCTCGACAGCGACTTTATCGATTTACATTTAGGTCGTGTCGATACCATTGCCGATATCTATATTAACCAGCATGTAGTCGCGCAATGCGACAATATGTTTCGTTTGTGGTCTTTCAATATTAAGCCTTATTTAAAGGCTGGCAGTAATCAGCTGCAAGTGCGGTTTTCTCGTTCTGATTTAGCCGCAAAGCAACGAGCAAGTACTTTACCCTTTGCCGTCCCATCTTCCATGGGCAACAACCAAATTCCTTATATGAATAGTTTACGCAAGTCGCAGTGCCACGCTGGTTGGGATTGGGGAATTTGCTTGATGGTGAATGGTATCTACGAACCGGTGGAAATTAAGTTCACCAACCAAGCTCGATTGTTAGCTGTGCAAGTTGAGCAGCAGTGGCATGGCAATAGTGTGGATGTGGTGGTTAAGGTTAGTCATGACTCACCTTGCCACTCACCAATTGATATTCAATTTGCAGAACATGCCATGCAAATACAGCCAGCAGCTGATTCATCCATTACTGAGGCCCGATTCCACATTGCGGAGCCACAGCTATGGTGGCCAGCAGGTTATGGTGAGCAGCCTTTATATTCGCTGCAAGTTAAGTTGGCTGAGCAGCTTATTGAGAAAAAAGTTGGCTTGCGAAAGCTAGAGCTAGATACGCGAGCCGATAGCCATGGTTCTGCGATGACCTTTGTGATTAACGATTGCCCCATTACCGCCAAAGGCGCTAACTGGATCCCGCTTGATGCGATGCCATCTAGGCAAACTGCCGAGCGTTATCGCCAGCTATTAACTGATGCTAAAACCGCCAACATGAACATGCTGCGGGTTTGGGGCGGCGGCCAGTACGAGGCTGATGAATTTTATCAACTATGTGATGAGTTAGGCTTAATGGTGTGGCAAGACATGATGTTTGCCTGTTCATTGTATCCCAGTACCGATGAGTTTGTTGCAAACGTGCAGCTTGAATTAAGCGACCAAATTCAACGTTTACGTGACCATAGCTGTATTGTACTGTGGTGCGGCGACAACGAAGTGATTGGTGCAATTAACTGGTACCCAGAATCCAAAGCTAATCGAGAACGTTATGTGGTGAATTACGACAGGCTTAATCGCGCTATTCAACAGACGGTGGAGCAGCACGATGCTAGCCGGGTATTCTGGCCCAGTTCACCCTGTAATGGCGCATTAGATTATGGCGATGCATGGCATGATGATAGTAAAGGCGATATGCACTTTTGGGATGTTTGGCATTCGGGTAAATCCTTCTCTGCTTACCAACAAATTAAGCCACGTTTTTGCTCTGAGTTTGGTTATCAGTCTTGGCCGTCATTGGCGGAGGTGAAAAGCTTTGTACCTGAAGATGACTGGAATATCTGCTCACCCACTTTTGAAGCGCATCAAAAGAACCCTAGTGGTAATAGCATTATTACCGAGATGTTTACGCGGATGTTCCGCTTTCCGGCAAGCTTTGAACAAATGCTTTATTTGAGCCAAGTGCAACAAGCTCTTGCGATAAAAACGGCTTGTGATTTTTGGCGAGCTAATAGCCCCCAATGTAGAGGAATGCTGTATTGGCAGCTTAATGATAATTGGCCGGTTAGCTCGTGGTCGAGCATCGAATATAGCGGCCGCTGGAAGCAGTTGCACTATCACGCCAAGCGCTTTTTTGCTCCGCAATACCCGAGTTTCATAGAGGATGAGCAGGGTTTAGAACTGCGGATAATTAACGACAGCCCCAAAACCAAATCTATTAAGGTGTTCCTAAAGCGAGTGAACTGGCAAGGCAAGGTGGAATTTAGCGAGCAGTTGGCCTTAAGCCTTGAGCCAGATGCCAATGTATCAGCGTGGCAATGTGCTAAAGCCCAACTTGATGAGTGGCGTACGCAAGGCTTTTTGATTGCTTCACTCTCATGTGAAGGTTCTCGCGTTCAAAATACTTGGGTAGGGGATAGCTACAAAAACTTACCTTTAGCTAAGGCTAAAGTCTCTTGCGCGGTGGATGAAAGTACAAGAACCATTATTTTGTTAGCAGATAAACCGGCATTTTTTGTTCATTTAGAAAGTGACGCTCCGGGGCGCTTTTCTGATTCAAGCATTACTTTGTTGGCTAATCAGCCGCAAACTATCAAATATTTGGGTGATGACTTTGCATCAATGGTGAGAAGTTTGCGGGTTTACCAGTTGGCGGATAGCTATTAG
- a CDS encoding aminoacyl-histidine dipeptidase translates to MSTLSSLHPQGLWQHFETMCSIPHPSKHEQAMIDWVMGLAAEHQLEHFQDEVGNVIIKKPATAGMEDRQGVILQAHLDMVPQANNDTQHDFTKDPIRPYIDGEWVTAEGTTLGADNGIGGSSILAILTSNDIPHGPIEALFTIDEEAGMTGAFGLQAGVLEGKLLINTDSEQEGEVYMGCAGGGDTNVSFPLEYQATQSNQLAIELSVKGLKGGHSGCDIDTGRSNANKLLVRLLAAMQQQGIEPIICEIQGGSLRNAIPREASCKLVFNAAKHAELEQVIEAQTLEIVDEFGLVETALSITSQQVATPETSLNTSLSQQIVASLNACTNGVVSMSQTVTGVVETSLNLGVISQTESTIDAKILVRSLIDSSRLQVEASLASLFSLTNAEISHTGAYPGWKPEANSVMKNVVQQSYQELFGKRPNVMVIHAGLECGLFKSAYPEWDMASFGPTIKFPHSPDEKVEIAAVEKYWQLLLSVLKNIPTK, encoded by the coding sequence GTGTCTACACTATCTTCACTACATCCCCAGGGTTTATGGCAACACTTCGAAACAATGTGTTCTATCCCTCACCCCTCTAAGCACGAACAAGCAATGATTGACTGGGTAATGGGTTTAGCTGCCGAACACCAACTTGAACATTTTCAAGATGAAGTGGGCAACGTAATTATTAAAAAACCTGCCACCGCAGGCATGGAAGATCGCCAAGGCGTAATACTGCAAGCTCACCTAGACATGGTGCCACAAGCCAATAATGATACCCAACACGACTTTACCAAAGATCCTATTCGCCCTTATATCGATGGCGAATGGGTTACCGCTGAAGGCACAACGCTGGGCGCAGATAACGGCATAGGTGGCTCATCTATATTGGCCATTTTAACCAGTAACGACATCCCTCACGGCCCTATTGAAGCCTTATTTACCATTGATGAAGAAGCAGGCATGACAGGTGCCTTTGGTCTGCAAGCCGGTGTGCTTGAAGGTAAACTGCTAATCAACACCGACTCCGAGCAAGAAGGTGAAGTTTACATGGGCTGCGCCGGTGGCGGCGATACCAACGTGAGCTTTCCTCTTGAGTACCAAGCAACCCAAAGTAATCAATTAGCCATTGAATTAAGCGTTAAAGGCCTAAAAGGCGGTCACTCGGGTTGCGACATTGATACTGGCCGCTCCAATGCCAACAAATTATTAGTGCGTTTACTGGCAGCCATGCAACAGCAAGGCATTGAGCCAATCATTTGCGAGATACAAGGTGGAAGCCTACGCAATGCAATTCCTCGCGAAGCCAGCTGTAAACTGGTGTTTAACGCAGCAAAACACGCTGAGCTTGAGCAAGTTATCGAAGCACAAACCCTTGAGATAGTTGACGAGTTTGGCCTAGTTGAAACGGCTTTAAGCATTACTAGCCAGCAGGTTGCTACTCCGGAGACAAGCTTGAACACTAGCTTATCTCAACAAATTGTCGCCAGCTTAAATGCCTGCACCAACGGCGTGGTAAGCATGAGCCAAACGGTTACCGGTGTAGTAGAAACCTCACTTAACCTTGGCGTAATTAGCCAAACAGAATCAACCATTGATGCAAAAATATTAGTGCGTTCGCTCATCGATTCAAGCCGTTTACAAGTTGAAGCGAGCTTGGCGTCATTGTTCAGCTTAACCAACGCTGAGATTAGCCACACTGGCGCCTACCCAGGCTGGAAACCAGAAGCTAACTCGGTAATGAAAAACGTCGTTCAGCAAAGTTACCAAGAGCTATTTGGCAAGCGCCCAAATGTGATGGTGATTCATGCGGGCTTAGAATGTGGCTTATTTAAAAGTGCTTACCCAGAATGGGACATGGCTTCTTTTGGCCCTACCATTAAGTTCCCACATAGCCCTGATGAGAAAGTAGAAATTGCCGCTGTGGAAAAATACTGGCAATTATTGCTCAGTGTGCTGAAAAACATCCCAACTAAATAG
- a CDS encoding NCS2 family permease produces the protein MLEKLFKLKEHGTNVRTEVIAGLTTFLTMAYIIFVNPSMLEKAGMDSGAVFVATCLAAAIGCFIMGLYANYPIAQAPGMGLNAFFTFGVVIGMGHSWEVALGAVFLSGVIFICLSLFKVREWIINSIPQTLRVGIAAGIGLFLGFIALKNAGIVVAHPETLVSLGSENPYQMMLAALGFFLIIGLEYRKVKGGVLISILAITVLSIIFGFTQYGGIVSMPPNPAPTFMQLDIMGALDVTMISVIFAFLFVDLFDTAGTLTAVAQRGNLLDEKGRLPNLKKALMADSSATIAGSLLGTSSTTSYIESGAGVEAGGRTGLTAVVVGILFILALVFSPLAGMIPDYATAGALFYVCTLMLSGLINVDWTDLTEAAPAAIVAILMPLSFSIADGIALGFISYAVIKLLAGRYKEVPLSVWVLAAVFVLKFAFF, from the coding sequence ATGTTAGAGAAACTATTTAAGCTAAAAGAGCACGGAACCAATGTGCGCACAGAGGTCATTGCAGGTTTAACCACCTTCTTAACCATGGCCTACATTATCTTTGTTAACCCTAGCATGCTAGAAAAAGCAGGGATGGATTCTGGAGCGGTATTTGTAGCAACCTGTTTGGCGGCGGCCATTGGCTGTTTCATCATGGGTTTGTACGCTAACTACCCCATTGCTCAAGCGCCAGGCATGGGCTTAAATGCCTTTTTCACCTTTGGCGTAGTTATTGGGATGGGTCATTCGTGGGAAGTGGCTTTAGGCGCGGTATTTCTATCGGGTGTAATTTTCATTTGCTTAAGTTTGTTTAAAGTGCGTGAATGGATTATTAACTCAATTCCACAAACTTTACGTGTAGGTATTGCTGCCGGTATAGGTTTATTCCTTGGTTTTATTGCGCTTAAAAACGCTGGTATTGTGGTTGCTCATCCAGAGACCTTAGTAAGTTTAGGCAGTGAAAATCCGTATCAAATGATGCTGGCTGCTTTAGGTTTCTTTTTAATCATTGGTCTTGAATACCGCAAGGTAAAAGGCGGTGTATTAATTTCTATTTTGGCGATTACGGTACTGTCGATAATATTTGGTTTCACCCAATATGGCGGCATTGTATCTATGCCACCAAATCCAGCGCCTACCTTTATGCAGTTAGATATTATGGGGGCCTTAGATGTCACCATGATTAGCGTTATTTTTGCCTTCTTGTTCGTAGATTTGTTCGATACCGCGGGTACTTTAACCGCAGTTGCCCAGCGCGGTAACTTGCTTGATGAGAAAGGCCGTTTACCTAATCTTAAAAAGGCCTTAATGGCTGACTCTAGCGCCACTATTGCTGGTTCGTTATTAGGTACTTCTAGCACAACTTCTTACATAGAAAGTGGCGCGGGTGTTGAAGCCGGTGGCCGTACTGGCTTAACTGCTGTGGTTGTGGGCATTTTGTTTATTCTTGCTCTAGTGTTCTCGCCATTAGCGGGTATGATTCCTGATTATGCAACAGCAGGCGCACTATTTTATGTGTGTACTTTAATGCTGTCGGGATTAATTAACGTAGATTGGACAGACCTTACTGAAGCAGCTCCAGCAGCGATTGTGGCTATCTTAATGCCTTTGTCGTTCTCTATCGCAGACGGTATTGCATTAGGCTTTATCTCTTACGCGGTTATTAAGCTACTAGCTGGCCGTTACAAAGAAGTACCACTAAGTGTTTGGGTACTGGCTGCTGTATTTGTACTTAAGTTTGCGTTCTTTTAA
- a CDS encoding SixA phosphatase family protein, protein MSRQLWLIRHAKSSWEDPSLSDKQRPLAERGHKAAQLMASHYASQFSQLELVHCSPALRAQQTCEYWLAQRSQYLKGSEVEVDLQITCESSLYTFRWADLLVHVQSLPKQISKVALVGHNPAFEDLVNYLTGEDLIKFPTASLAVIEAELDWQDWSEQSAYLSLFDTPKKLAAKL, encoded by the coding sequence ATGTCTCGCCAACTTTGGTTAATTCGCCATGCTAAATCCAGTTGGGAGGACCCAAGCTTAAGTGATAAACAACGCCCCTTAGCAGAGCGCGGTCACAAAGCTGCACAGCTTATGGCAAGCCACTACGCAAGCCAGTTTTCTCAGCTTGAGTTAGTACATTGCTCACCAGCACTGCGAGCCCAACAAACCTGCGAATATTGGTTAGCACAGCGTAGCCAATACCTCAAAGGCAGTGAAGTAGAGGTCGACCTTCAAATCACCTGTGAAAGCAGCTTATATACTTTTCGCTGGGCAGATTTGCTGGTACATGTTCAAAGCCTGCCTAAGCAAATAAGTAAAGTTGCACTAGTAGGGCATAATCCAGCCTTTGAAGACCTCGTTAACTACTTAACCGGTGAAGACTTAATTAAGTTCCCTACCGCCAGCCTAGCGGTGATTGAGGCTGAATTAGATTGGCAAGATTGGAGTGAGCAGAGCGCTTATTTAAGTTTGTTTGATACACCCAAGAAGTTGGCGGCGAAGTTATAG
- a CDS encoding alpha/beta hydrolase, with amino-acid sequence MKENLSEVLFKPRINVVETSTVSNSTAAQLSAVGQEEGRNWYRILRREYWAWLGLDPIETESLFADIAMCDKPRTSELLDTIGGYQPGNWNYEWMQRAVKHQITAKDAEQSGQRDKAYQEFLLASYSATIAAYPHFKGDDLVASAHALAHSNLMAATEQSKHECKTINVPIDGKQVACYLHLPDTDSVKPVVMVSGGLDTIQTELYPFFERFLAPAGIAMLTVDMPGAGHCLNWKLQQDSSRIHLAILDHLPKVPWVDDARVAMLGYRFAGNVAARLAFVAAERLRAVVTIGAPVDRLFSDIQRFNNLPQMYQDCLANRSGVNASNTEGLYYRCMPLSLKTQGILGGPRTKLPMFVVGRKNDAICPETDVSLLSMASPNCKVEVLKELDSLQNYNQIFTKVTHWLQKQL; translated from the coding sequence TTGAAAGAAAATCTGTCGGAAGTATTGTTTAAACCTCGTATTAATGTGGTGGAAACATCCACCGTGTCTAATTCGACCGCGGCTCAATTAAGCGCTGTAGGCCAAGAAGAAGGTCGCAACTGGTACCGTATCCTGCGCAGAGAATACTGGGCTTGGTTAGGCTTGGACCCTATCGAAACTGAAAGCCTGTTTGCAGATATCGCAATGTGCGATAAGCCGCGCACTAGCGAGTTGCTCGATACTATTGGTGGTTACCAGCCGGGAAACTGGAACTACGAATGGATGCAACGTGCTGTAAAACACCAAATTACTGCTAAAGATGCCGAGCAAAGTGGTCAGCGAGATAAAGCCTACCAAGAGTTTTTGCTGGCCAGTTATAGCGCCACTATTGCTGCCTACCCACATTTTAAGGGCGATGATTTAGTTGCTTCTGCTCATGCTTTAGCTCACAGCAATTTAATGGCTGCTACAGAGCAAAGTAAACATGAGTGTAAAACCATAAACGTACCAATAGACGGTAAACAAGTTGCTTGTTATTTGCACCTTCCAGATACCGACTCTGTAAAACCAGTGGTGATGGTGAGTGGCGGTTTAGACACTATTCAAACTGAGCTTTACCCGTTTTTTGAACGCTTCTTAGCGCCTGCAGGTATTGCCATGTTAACCGTAGACATGCCAGGAGCGGGGCATTGCCTTAACTGGAAGCTACAACAAGATAGCAGCCGTATCCACTTGGCTATATTAGATCACTTGCCAAAGGTGCCCTGGGTCGATGATGCGCGTGTTGCCATGCTGGGTTATCGCTTTGCCGGTAACGTAGCTGCTCGCTTAGCTTTTGTTGCCGCCGAGCGTTTGCGCGCAGTGGTAACGATTGGCGCACCAGTAGATAGGTTATTTAGTGATATCCAGCGATTTAATAACTTACCGCAAATGTATCAAGATTGTTTAGCTAATCGCAGTGGCGTGAATGCTTCAAATACTGAAGGGCTCTATTATCGCTGTATGCCTTTGTCCTTGAAAACTCAGGGCATACTTGGCGGGCCAAGAACAAAGTTGCCAATGTTTGTGGTTGGCCGTAAAAATGACGCAATATGCCCAGAAACCGATGTTTCTTTGCTTAGTATGGCTTCGCCAAATTGCAAGGTTGAAGTGCTGAAAGAGCTTGATTCACTACAAAATTACAATCAGATCTTCACTAAGGTCACGCATTGGCTACAAAAGCAATTGTGA